From Pararhodobacter zhoushanensis, the proteins below share one genomic window:
- a CDS encoding YdeI/OmpD-associated family protein: MAMITDVEDFFTKGCGRCARFDTPECSVQLWRGGLTALRRICLDAGLQEVVKWAHPTYMHAGRNIALFGAFRGDFRLSFLNPGLLNDTEGVLEPAGPNSQTPGVMRFTDAGQVAQSEPVIRAYLRQLRDHAEAGTKPPKVTREIDMPDELTEALDADPALAEAFAALTPGRQKSYAFALNQAKQAATRRARIEKFRPHILAGKGATER; the protein is encoded by the coding sequence ATGGCGATGATCACCGACGTTGAGGATTTCTTCACCAAGGGCTGCGGGCGCTGCGCGCGTTTCGACACGCCCGAGTGTTCGGTGCAGTTGTGGCGGGGCGGGCTGACTGCCTTGCGTCGGATCTGTCTGGACGCCGGGCTGCAGGAGGTGGTGAAATGGGCGCATCCGACCTATATGCATGCCGGGCGCAACATCGCGCTCTTTGGCGCGTTCCGGGGTGATTTCCGCCTGAGTTTCCTCAATCCGGGGCTGCTGAACGACACCGAGGGGGTGCTGGAACCCGCCGGGCCGAACAGCCAGACGCCTGGGGTAATGCGCTTCACCGACGCCGGTCAGGTTGCGCAGAGCGAGCCGGTAATCCGCGCCTATCTGCGCCAACTGAGGGACCACGCCGAGGCGGGCACCAAGCCGCCCAAGGTGACGCGCGAGATCGACATGCCAGACGAGCTGACCGAGGCGCTGGACGCCGATCCCGCGCTGGCCGAAGCGTTTGCGGCGCTGACACCGGGACGGCAGAAAAGCTATGCCTTCGCGCTCAATCAGGCCAAGCAAGCCGCCACCCGCCGCGCCCGGATCGAGAAGTTCCGCCCCCATATCCTTGCCGGCAAGGGCGCGACCGAGCGCTGA
- the rpiA gene encoding ribose-5-phosphate isomerase RpiA: MAIQLTPIDRAKYAAARRAVDLVEDGMKLGLGTGSTAAWMVRALAERVREEGLRLSCVPTSARTADLGRELGLKIVSLDEAGWLDLTIDGTDEFDADLTLIKGGGGALLMEKIVATASDRMVVITDASKEVKTLGNFPLPVEVIPFGWQASRMLIEELLNAMDVMGTSATLRMNGARPFVTDEGNHILDLALGRIGNARQLSLALNQVPGVVENGLFIDICDAVVIGYGDGRVETRDIGQGTVEHEQIIFEDDGNIFRDI, from the coding sequence ATGGCCATTCAGCTGACCCCCATCGACCGCGCGAAATATGCCGCTGCCCGCCGCGCCGTCGATCTGGTCGAGGACGGCATGAAGCTGGGCCTCGGCACCGGCTCGACCGCCGCGTGGATGGTGCGCGCGCTGGCCGAGCGGGTGCGCGAGGAAGGGCTGCGGCTGAGCTGCGTGCCGACCTCGGCGCGCACCGCCGATCTGGGGCGCGAGCTGGGGCTGAAGATCGTCTCGCTGGACGAGGCGGGCTGGCTGGACCTGACCATCGACGGCACCGACGAATTCGACGCGGATCTCACGCTGATCAAGGGCGGCGGCGGGGCGCTGTTGATGGAAAAGATCGTCGCCACCGCCAGCGACAGGATGGTGGTGATCACCGATGCGTCGAAAGAGGTGAAGACGCTGGGCAACTTCCCGCTGCCGGTCGAGGTGATCCCCTTCGGCTGGCAGGCAAGCCGCATGCTGATCGAGGAACTGCTCAACGCCATGGACGTCATGGGCACCAGCGCGACGCTGCGGATGAACGGCGCGCGACCGTTCGTGACCGATGAGGGGAACCATATCCTCGACCTTGCCCTGGGCCGGATCGGCAACGCCCGGCAGCTGTCGCTGGCGCTCAATCAGGTGCCCGGCGTGGTCGAGAATGGCCTGTTCATCGACATCTGCGACGCGGTGGTGATCGGCTATGGCGATGGCCGGGTCGAGACGCGCGATATCGGGCAGGGCACGGTCGAGCATGAGCAGATCATCTTCGAGGATGACGGCAACATCTTTCGCGACATCTGA
- a CDS encoding AraC family transcriptional regulator, protein MADPLGQIITLMRPRAVFSKGITGAGSWAVRYAAFGHPGFCAMTLGTCRLAVEGEAPVVLAEGDFVLLPATPAFSLSSLDAAPLRRVDPAQTPLAGAVVRHGRQEGPPDVSQFGGYFTFESPDAALLVALLPRVIHLQGVPRLAQLVRLVGDEAARGDVGGDLILARLIEILLIEALRAVPRKAAQAGLLSGLADARVASALRLMHGDVERAWTVSALARAVGMSRSAFFERFSRTVGVTPMAYLLTWRMAVAKSLLRGGRLTLDEVAGRIGYGSASTFSTAFSRHVGVPPGRFMRMAAEAVTG, encoded by the coding sequence ATGGCCGATCCCTTGGGTCAGATCATCACGCTGATGCGCCCGCGCGCCGTCTTCTCGAAAGGGATCACCGGCGCCGGTTCTTGGGCGGTGCGCTATGCGGCCTTCGGCCACCCCGGCTTTTGCGCGATGACGCTGGGGACCTGTCGGCTGGCGGTTGAGGGTGAGGCGCCGGTGGTGCTGGCAGAGGGTGACTTCGTGCTGTTGCCCGCCACGCCTGCCTTCAGCCTGTCCAGCCTCGACGCCGCCCCCCTGCGCCGGGTCGATCCGGCGCAGACCCCGCTCGCGGGTGCCGTGGTGCGCCATGGGCGGCAGGAGGGGCCGCCCGACGTCAGCCAGTTCGGCGGGTATTTCACCTTTGAATCGCCCGATGCCGCGTTGCTGGTCGCGCTGCTGCCGCGGGTGATCCACCTTCAGGGCGTCCCGCGGCTGGCGCAACTGGTGCGGCTGGTCGGTGATGAGGCGGCGCGCGGCGATGTGGGGGGCGATCTGATTCTGGCGCGGCTGATCGAGATCCTGCTGATCGAGGCGCTGCGCGCGGTGCCGCGCAAGGCGGCACAGGCGGGCTTGCTGAGCGGGCTGGCCGATGCCCGGGTGGCCAGCGCGCTGCGGCTGATGCACGGCGACGTCGAGCGCGCGTGGACGGTGAGCGCGCTTGCCCGCGCGGTCGGCATGTCGCGCTCGGCGTTTTTTGAACGCTTCTCGCGGACGGTGGGGGTCACGCCGATGGCGTATCTGCTGACCTGGCGCATGGCGGTGGCCAAGTCGCTGTTGCGCGGCGGCAGGCTGACGCTGGACGAGGTGGCGGGCCGGATCGGCTATGGCTCGGCCAGCACCTTCAGCACCGCGTTCAGCCGTCATGTCGGCGTGCCGCCGGGGCGGTTCATGCGCATGGCGGCCGAGGCGGTGACCGGGTAA
- a CDS encoding DMT family transporter — translation MTAAAQTPTLDRVPLAIGMMLAFCAIAPLIDVAAKYAAQSVSVTQVTFFRMVVQAAVMLPVVLVLGQSLRIGARAALWLSARALMLIGSTYAFVGAVKAMPLADALAIVFVEPFILLALGALLFGDQVGPRRIGAAVVGFLGALLVIQPNFAAFGAVAFYPLATAVFFAFYMLLTRRVSRFVAPVAMQFHTAWIGVVWMLPALALGYALDWELMALTNPAPLVWGQLVCVGLAASVSHMAITVALRFAPSATLAPLHYLEIVTSVLFGWYFFGDLPNPLSWAGIAVIVASGLYIIARERALARVARLPIHL, via the coding sequence ATGACCGCAGCAGCCCAGACCCCGACCCTTGACCGTGTGCCGCTGGCGATTGGCATGATGCTGGCGTTTTGCGCCATCGCGCCGCTGATCGACGTCGCCGCCAAATATGCCGCGCAATCGGTGAGCGTGACGCAGGTGACGTTTTTCCGCATGGTGGTGCAGGCCGCCGTGATGCTGCCCGTCGTGCTGGTGCTGGGCCAGTCCCTGCGGATCGGCGCGCGCGCGGCGCTCTGGCTGTCGGCGCGGGCCCTGATGCTGATCGGCTCGACCTATGCCTTTGTCGGGGCGGTCAAGGCGATGCCGCTGGCCGACGCGCTGGCGATCGTGTTCGTCGAGCCGTTTATCCTGCTGGCGCTGGGGGCGCTGTTGTTCGGCGATCAGGTCGGGCCCCGGCGGATCGGTGCGGCGGTGGTCGGGTTTCTGGGCGCGCTGCTGGTGATCCAGCCGAATTTCGCGGCCTTCGGCGCGGTTGCGTTCTACCCGCTGGCGACGGCCGTGTTCTTTGCCTTCTACATGCTGCTGACCCGCCGCGTTTCGCGCTTCGTGGCGCCGGTGGCGATGCAGTTCCACACGGCGTGGATCGGTGTGGTCTGGATGCTGCCCGCGCTGGCGCTGGGCTATGCCTTGGACTGGGAGCTCATGGCGCTGACCAACCCCGCGCCGCTGGTCTGGGGCCAACTGGTCTGCGTCGGGCTGGCCGCGAGCGTGTCGCATATGGCGATCACCGTGGCGCTGCGGTTTGCGCCCTCGGCCACGCTGGCCCCGCTGCACTATCTCGAGATCGTCACCTCGGTGCTGTTTGGGTGGTATTTCTTTGGCGATCTGCCCAATCCGCTCAGCTGGGCCGGGATCGCGGTGATCGTGGCCTCGGGCCTTTACATCATTGCGCGCGAGCGGGCGCTGGCCAGAGTGGCGCGTCTGCCCATCCATCTGTAA
- a CDS encoding glutathione S-transferase family protein, with protein sequence MLTLHYAPDNASLIVRLALLELGVPFATTLVDRRARQHKSAAYRALNPAGLIPVLETPEGPVSETAAVLLWLVDRYGALGPHVGEAGRGAFLKWLFFTSNTLHADLRMVFYPGQYAPGAEAALHAGITARLQQHYALLDALCGTVPWFGGAEPSVLDLYAAATLRWATLYAPGGAWFSLADCPNLRAMVARLETRASVATASSAEGLGPHPFTDPQPCRPPEGSAT encoded by the coding sequence ATGCTCACCCTCCACTACGCTCCCGATAACGCCTCGCTGATCGTGCGGCTTGCGCTGCTGGAACTGGGCGTGCCCTTTGCCACCACGCTGGTCGACCGCCGCGCGCGTCAGCACAAGAGCGCGGCCTACAGGGCGCTCAACCCGGCGGGGCTGATCCCGGTGCTGGAAACGCCCGAGGGGCCGGTCAGCGAGACGGCAGCGGTGCTGTTGTGGCTGGTGGACCGGTATGGCGCGCTGGGGCCGCATGTCGGGGAGGCGGGGCGCGGCGCGTTCCTGAAATGGCTGTTCTTCACCTCGAACACCCTGCATGCCGATCTGCGCATGGTGTTCTACCCCGGCCAATACGCGCCCGGCGCCGAGGCCGCACTGCATGCCGGTATCACCGCGCGCTTGCAGCAGCATTACGCGCTGCTCGACGCGCTGTGCGGGACGGTGCCGTGGTTCGGCGGCGCTGAGCCCTCGGTGCTCGACCTCTACGCAGCCGCCACGCTGCGCTGGGCCACGCTTTATGCGCCGGGTGGGGCGTGGTTCAGCCTTGCCGACTGCCCCAATTTGCGCGCCATGGTCGCCCGACTGGAAACCCGCGCCTCGGTCGCCACGGCCAGCAGCGCTGAGGGCCTCGGCCCGCACCCCTTCACCGATCCGCAGCCCTGCCGCCCGCCCGAAGGCAGCGCCACCTAG
- a CDS encoding thiamine diphosphokinase — protein sequence MVARFAKSQGITLVGGGVPSRDALARALNIAPHLVAADGGADAALGFGYTPDLAVGDFDSISQSARAALGPARLHHNPDQETTDFDKVLAAVEAPLLVAVGFSGGRMDHTLAAISTMAQNPHRRLVMDTGEDLCLICPPALTLTLPAECRVSLYPLAPVRCASTGLSWATDHHLFDPLGRIGTSNAARGGPVTLRPAGPRMLLMLPLDQLGALTDGWADAPLWPAPARAQ from the coding sequence ATGGTGGCGCGCTTTGCAAAATCTCAAGGGATCACACTTGTGGGGGGCGGCGTGCCCTCGCGCGATGCGTTGGCCCGTGCGCTGAACATCGCGCCGCATCTGGTGGCAGCCGACGGGGGCGCCGATGCGGCGCTGGGATTCGGGTACACGCCGGATCTGGCGGTCGGCGATTTCGATTCCATCTCACAGAGCGCGCGCGCGGCACTGGGCCCCGCGCGGCTGCACCACAACCCCGATCAGGAAACCACCGATTTCGACAAGGTGCTGGCCGCGGTCGAGGCCCCGCTGCTGGTTGCCGTGGGGTTCAGCGGCGGCCGGATGGATCACACGCTGGCGGCGATCAGCACCATGGCGCAGAACCCGCACCGTCGGCTGGTGATGGACACGGGCGAAGACCTCTGCCTGATCTGCCCGCCCGCACTGACGCTGACCCTGCCCGCCGAGTGCCGCGTGTCGCTTTATCCGCTCGCGCCTGTGCGCTGCGCCTCGACCGGGCTGAGCTGGGCCACGGACCACCACCTGTTTGACCCGCTGGGCCGCATCGGCACCTCGAACGCAGCCCGGGGCGGGCCTGTGACCCTGCGCCCGGCCGGGCCCCGGATGTTGCTGATGCTGCCGCTCGATCAACTGGGCGCGCTTACAGATGGATGGGCAGACGCGCCACTCTGGCCAGCGCCCGCTCGCGCGCAATGA
- a CDS encoding SDR family oxidoreductase: protein MKTVLITGCSSGYGLETARHFHAQGWTVIATMRSPRDGLLPASDRLRLLALDVTDADSIAAAIAAAGPLDALVNNAGIGVVGAFEATPMAHVRTVFETNTLGTMAMVQAVIPQMRARRAGVIVNVTSSVTLAPMPLAAAYTASKQAIEGFTGSLSHELAAFGLRVKLVEPGYAPTTRFSQNAGINVADLIPQAYADFAAPIFAAFANPGLTTRETDVAEAVWRAANDTSPQLRFPAGPDAVALAQAS from the coding sequence ATGAAAACCGTCCTCATCACCGGCTGCTCGTCCGGCTACGGCCTTGAAACCGCCCGCCACTTCCACGCGCAGGGCTGGACCGTCATCGCCACCATGCGCAGCCCGCGCGACGGCCTGCTGCCCGCCTCGGACCGCCTGCGCCTGCTGGCGCTCGATGTCACCGACGCCGACAGCATCGCCGCCGCCATCGCCGCCGCAGGCCCCCTCGACGCGCTGGTCAACAACGCCGGCATCGGCGTCGTCGGCGCGTTCGAGGCCACGCCCATGGCGCATGTCCGCACGGTGTTCGAGACCAACACGCTGGGCACCATGGCCATGGTGCAGGCGGTTATCCCGCAGATGCGCGCGCGCCGCGCGGGCGTCATCGTCAACGTCACCTCCAGCGTCACACTGGCCCCGATGCCGCTGGCCGCCGCCTATACCGCCAGCAAACAGGCGATCGAGGGCTTCACCGGCTCGCTCTCGCATGAACTGGCTGCCTTTGGGCTGCGCGTCAAACTGGTCGAGCCGGGCTATGCGCCGACCACCCGCTTTTCGCAGAACGCCGGTATCAACGTCGCCGACCTGATCCCGCAGGCCTATGCCGATTTCGCCGCGCCGATCTTCGCCGCCTTCGCCAATCCCGGCCTGACCACCCGCGAAACCGACGTGGCCGAGGCCGTCTGGCGCGCCGCCAACGACACCTCGCCGCAACTGCGCTTCCCCGCCGGTCCCGACGCGGTCGCGCTGGCGCAGGCCAGCTGA
- a CDS encoding L-serine ammonia-lyase, producing the protein MFLSVFDIFKIGVGPSSSHTMGPMVAAGRFLDRLRASPFTAHGLRASLHGSLAFTGVGHGTDRAVILGLAGFLPESFDAERGELTLAAIHASHQVTPDLPALRFDPKADLIFDYANPLTGHANGMVLMATDAQGDVILREVYYSIGGGFVVTEAELRAGSAATSGPPVRYPFESAEAMLAMARDSGLDIATMKRANELSRRDPAALSAGIARIWAVMNACIERGLEGEGILPGGLKVRRRAKGIHEQLMAERGLNLTAPHVINDWMSLYAMAVNEENAAGGQVVTAPTNGAAGVIPAVIRYWQDHVPGARQDKIEDFLLTAAAIGGLIKHNASISGAECGCQAEVGSAAAMAAAGLCAVLGGSPEQVENAAEIALEHHLGMTCDPVKGLVQVPCIERNGLGAIKAISAASLALRGDGQHFMPLDNCIEAMRQTGADMSEKYKETALGGLAVNVPNC; encoded by the coding sequence ATGTTTCTCTCCGTCTTTGATATCTTCAAGATCGGCGTCGGCCCGTCCTCGTCGCACACGATGGGGCCGATGGTGGCGGCGGGGCGGTTTCTGGACCGGCTGCGCGCCTCGCCCTTCACCGCGCATGGGTTGCGCGCGTCCTTGCATGGCTCGCTGGCCTTCACCGGCGTCGGCCACGGCACCGACCGCGCGGTGATCCTGGGGCTGGCCGGGTTCCTGCCCGAAAGCTTCGATGCCGAGCGCGGCGAGCTGACGCTGGCCGCGATCCACGCCAGCCATCAGGTTACCCCCGATCTGCCCGCGCTGCGCTTCGATCCCAAGGCCGATCTCATTTTCGACTATGCCAACCCGCTCACCGGCCACGCCAATGGCATGGTGCTGATGGCCACCGACGCGCAGGGTGATGTCATCTTGCGCGAGGTTTATTATTCCATCGGCGGTGGTTTCGTGGTGACCGAGGCCGAGCTGCGCGCGGGCAGCGCTGCCACCTCGGGTCCGCCCGTCCGCTACCCGTTCGAGAGCGCAGAGGCGATGCTGGCGATGGCCCGCGACTCAGGCCTCGACATCGCCACGATGAAGCGCGCCAATGAACTCAGCCGCCGCGATCCCGCCGCGCTGTCGGCCGGGATCGCCCGGATCTGGGCGGTGATGAACGCCTGTATCGAGCGCGGGCTTGAAGGCGAGGGCATCCTGCCCGGCGGTCTCAAGGTCCGTCGCCGTGCCAAGGGCATCCATGAGCAACTCATGGCCGAGCGCGGCCTGAACCTGACCGCGCCGCATGTGATCAACGACTGGATGTCGCTCTATGCGATGGCGGTGAACGAGGAAAACGCGGCGGGCGGGCAGGTGGTCACCGCGCCGACCAATGGCGCGGCGGGGGTGATCCCGGCGGTGATCCGCTACTGGCAGGACCATGTGCCGGGCGCGCGCCAGGACAAGATCGAGGATTTTCTGCTGACGGCGGCTGCGATTGGCGGATTGATCAAGCATAACGCCAGTATTTCGGGCGCGGAATGCGGCTGTCAGGCCGAGGTCGGCTCGGCCGCCGCAATGGCCGCGGCGGGCCTGTGCGCCGTACTGGGCGGCAGCCCCGAGCAGGTCGAGAACGCCGCCGAGATCGCGCTGGAGCATCACCTCGGCATGACCTGCGATCCGGTCAAGGGGCTGGTGCAGGTGCCCTGCATCGAACGCAACGGGCTGGGCGCGATCAAGGCGATCAGCGCCGCCTCGCTGGCGCTGCGCGGCGACGGTCAGCACTTCATGCCGCTGGACAATTGCATCGAGGCGATGCGCCAGACTGGGGCTGACATGAGCGAGAAATACAAGGAAACCGCGCTGGGCGGGCTGGCGGTCAACGTGCCGAACTGCTGA
- a CDS encoding alanyl-tRNA editing protein, which translates to MTDTAALFRDDAYARSCRTTVSRVAEDGALVVAQSVFYPTGGGQPGDSGRLIWDGGDIAITTTRKEGATGVALVPEAGAETPPAGTAVEMVLDWEPRYQHMRIHTALHLLSVVIPLPVTGGSIGPGKGRLDFDMPETPEDKQALEDQLNALIARDLVVSDSWITDAELDANPGLVKTMSVRPPMGQGRVRLVRIGTADEQIDLQPCGGTHVRTTAEIGRVVLGKVEKKGKQNRRVTLTLA; encoded by the coding sequence ATGACCGACACCGCCGCCCTGTTCCGCGATGACGCCTATGCCCGCAGCTGCCGCACTACCGTCAGCCGCGTCGCCGAGGACGGCGCGCTGGTGGTGGCTCAGTCGGTCTTCTATCCGACCGGCGGCGGGCAGCCGGGCGACAGCGGGCGGCTGATCTGGGACGGCGGCGACATCGCCATCACCACCACCCGCAAGGAAGGCGCAACCGGCGTCGCGCTGGTGCCTGAAGCGGGCGCGGAGACACCGCCAGCGGGCACGGCGGTCGAGATGGTGCTCGACTGGGAACCCCGCTACCAGCACATGCGCATTCACACGGCGCTGCACCTGCTGTCCGTGGTGATCCCGCTACCGGTGACCGGCGGCTCCATCGGACCGGGCAAAGGGCGGCTCGATTTCGACATGCCTGAAACGCCTGAGGACAAACAGGCGCTGGAAGATCAGCTCAACGCCCTGATCGCGCGCGATCTGGTGGTCAGCGACAGCTGGATCACCGATGCCGAGCTCGACGCCAATCCGGGGCTGGTGAAAACCATGTCCGTGCGCCCGCCGATGGGGCAGGGCCGCGTCCGGCTGGTGCGGATCGGCACGGCGGATGAACAGATCGACCTGCAACCCTGCGGCGGCACCCATGTCCGCACCACCGCCGAGATCGGCCGTGTCGTGCTGGGCAAGGTCGAGAAGAAGGGCAAGCAGAACCGCCGGGTGACGCTGACCCTCGCCTGA
- a CDS encoding YaeQ family protein, whose translation MAQNATIYKVELSVSDMDRHYYETHKLTVAKHPSETDERLMVRLVAFALNAHEHLEMTKGLSTDDEPDIWQKSLSGALDVWVALGLPSEKVMRQSCAKADKVFVYPYGGRTAEMWWDKIKTSTTRFDNLQVVSFSETDTRALAKLASRAMKLQINIHEGEVMVSVDDHIVNITPVTWKRAA comes from the coding sequence ATGGCGCAGAACGCCACCATCTACAAAGTTGAACTCTCCGTCTCGGACATGGATCGCCACTATTACGAGACGCATAAACTCACCGTCGCCAAACACCCCTCCGAAACGGACGAGCGGCTGATGGTGCGCCTTGTCGCCTTCGCGCTGAATGCCCATGAGCATCTGGAAATGACCAAGGGCCTGTCCACCGATGACGAGCCCGACATCTGGCAGAAAAGCCTGTCCGGCGCGCTGGATGTCTGGGTCGCGCTGGGGCTGCCCAGCGAGAAGGTGATGCGCCAGTCCTGCGCCAAGGCCGACAAGGTCTTCGTCTATCCCTATGGCGGCCGGACCGCCGAGATGTGGTGGGACAAGATCAAGACCAGCACCACCCGGTTTGACAACCTACAGGTGGTCAGCTTTTCCGAGACCGACACCCGCGCACTGGCAAAACTCGCAAGCCGCGCGATGAAGCTGCAGATCAATATTCACGAGGGCGAGGTGATGGTCAGTGTCGACGATCACATCGTCAACATCACCCCCGTGACATGGAAGCGCGCGGCGTAA
- a CDS encoding DUF3772 domain-containing protein, producing MRPFLKVRWPLAALIAVLLAFSLAAPLTAQSSDPTAAATTQAAPTEINYDAWNVLASLAEQTLEDSGAAEEVLNTIRAEVVTMRTQFIDAQTAMQGRIDALREQIAALGPVPEEGQTESQEVADRRNELNALLAEREAPMRAADEALTRAERIIRDIDRELRLRQANALMTLGPTPLNPSTWLDAADAVINSVLTLKGEAMNAWQDPAHRDEMISDLPLTLGTLALAALLLFRGRHWMETLTMRLLQSTTLLRGRAVAAFFLSLSQLIVPFLGLLLLSTAIKLSRMTGPTILEISDALVPAGMAIFFTRWLSLHIFPIVDDPRLSLNLNAIDRRRARGLALVFGFLSAVETLFTPFIAPQWQPDTAMSALNFPLVVLCALTMLRFSRLLRRHEPRRIIEDGVEVDTAPYFDRMLTLGSRVLMFFGIAAPLLGAAGYMAAALQLTYPAIKSLALIALVMVLHRLITAIYITIVGDDERSAQGLVPALAGLLLSMLALAPLALIWGARQTDLVEIWTRFSEGVSLGGARISPASVFWFFIVFAIGFLVTRALQGALGTSVLPKTSMEKGAQKAIISGVGYIGITAAALAAFSVAGIDLSGLAIVAGALSVGVGFGLQAIVSNFVSGIILLIERPVSEGDWIEVGPTQGTVQRISVRSTTIETFDRSKVIVPNADLISGAVTNYTKSSKTGRVVMTVGVAYGTDTRKVERILREIIEAEPLVVLDPAPGIDFLGFGADALDFRIRAILRDVTYKVVVASEVNHKIAARFIEEGIEIPYAQRDIWLRNPEALTQLSPAAKTPVEPEDRPTREFQPEPRMDRDTADSAAISTDESDDIPPEDAR from the coding sequence ATGCGTCCTTTCCTCAAGGTTCGTTGGCCGCTGGCGGCACTGATCGCGGTGCTGCTGGCGTTCAGCCTTGCCGCACCGCTCACCGCGCAAAGCTCTGACCCCACGGCTGCCGCCACCACTCAGGCGGCACCGACCGAAATCAATTACGACGCCTGGAATGTGCTGGCGTCGCTGGCCGAACAGACGCTCGAGGATAGCGGCGCGGCGGAAGAGGTGCTGAACACGATCCGCGCCGAAGTCGTCACCATGCGCACGCAATTCATCGATGCGCAGACCGCGATGCAGGGCCGGATCGACGCGCTGCGCGAACAGATTGCCGCGCTTGGCCCGGTGCCCGAAGAGGGCCAGACCGAGTCGCAGGAGGTGGCAGACCGCCGCAACGAGCTGAACGCGCTGCTGGCCGAACGCGAAGCGCCGATGCGCGCGGCGGATGAGGCCTTGACCCGCGCCGAGCGCATCATCCGCGACATCGACCGCGAGCTGCGCCTGCGTCAGGCCAACGCGCTGATGACGCTGGGACCGACACCGTTGAACCCGTCCACCTGGCTGGACGCGGCGGACGCGGTGATCAATTCGGTGCTGACGCTCAAGGGCGAGGCGATGAACGCCTGGCAGGACCCGGCGCACCGCGATGAGATGATCAGCGATTTGCCCCTGACGCTGGGCACGCTGGCGCTGGCCGCGCTGTTGCTGTTTCGCGGGCGGCACTGGATGGAAACGCTCACCATGCGGCTGCTGCAAAGCACCACGCTGCTGCGGGGGCGGGCGGTTGCCGCGTTCTTCCTGTCGCTGTCGCAGCTGATCGTGCCCTTCCTGGGGCTGTTGCTGCTGTCGACGGCGATCAAGCTGTCGCGGATGACCGGCCCGACGATCCTTGAGATTTCGGACGCGCTGGTGCCTGCGGGCATGGCGATCTTCTTCACCCGCTGGCTGTCGCTGCACATCTTCCCCATCGTCGATGACCCGCGCCTGTCGCTGAACCTGAACGCCATTGACCGCCGCCGCGCGCGCGGGCTGGCGCTGGTGTTCGGCTTCCTGTCGGCCGTCGAGACCCTGTTCACCCCGTTCATCGCGCCGCAATGGCAGCCGGACACGGCGATGTCGGCGCTGAATTTCCCGCTGGTGGTGCTCTGCGCGCTGACCATGCTGCGCTTCTCGCGCCTGCTGCGCCGCCACGAGCCGCGCCGGATCATCGAAGACGGGGTCGAGGTCGACACCGCGCCCTATTTCGACCGCATGCTGACGCTGGGCAGCCGGGTGCTGATGTTCTTTGGCATCGCCGCCCCCTTGCTGGGCGCTGCGGGCTATATGGCCGCCGCGCTGCAACTGACCTATCCGGCGATCAAGTCGCTGGCGCTGATTGCGCTGGTCATGGTGCTGCACCGGCTGATCACCGCGATCTACATCACCATCGTCGGCGATGACGAACGCTCGGCGCAGGGGCTGGTTCCGGCGCTGGCCGGGCTCTTGCTGTCGATGCTGGCGCTGGCGCCGCTGGCGCTGATCTGGGGCGCGCGTCAGACCGATCTGGTCGAGATCTGGACCCGCTTCAGCGAGGGCGTCAGCCTTGGCGGGGCGCGCATTTCTCCGGCCAGCGTGTTCTGGTTCTTCATCGTCTTTGCCATCGGCTTTCTGGTCACCCGCGCGCTGCAAGGCGCGCTGGGCACCTCGGTGCTGCCCAAGACCTCGATGGAAAAGGGCGCGCAAAAGGCGATCATCTCGGGCGTCGGCTATATCGGCATCACGGCGGCGGCGCTGGCGGCCTTCTCGGTCGCCGGGATCGACCTGTCCGGCCTTGCCATCGTCGCCGGGGCGCTGTCGGTCGGTGTCGGTTTTGGCCTGCAGGCTATCGTGTCGAACTTTGTGTCCGGCATCATCCTGTTGATCGAGCGCCCGGTGTCCGAGGGCGACTGGATCGAGGTTGGCCCGACGCAGGGCACCGTGCAGCGGATCTCGGTCCGCTCGACCACGATCGAGACCTTCGACCGATCCAAGGTCATCGTGCCGAACGCGGATCTGATCTCGGGCGCGGTGACAAACTATACCAAATCGTCCAAGACCGGGCGCGTGGTGATGACGGTCGGCGTGGCTTACGGCACCGATACCCGCAAGGTCGAACGCATCCTGCGCGAGATCATCGAGGCCGAACCGCTGGTTGTGCTCGACCCCGCGCCGGGCATTGATTTTCTGGGCTTCGGGGCCGATGCGCTCGATTTCCGCATCCGGGCGATCCTGCGGGATGTGACCTACAAGGTCGTTGTCGCGTCCGAGGTGAACCACAAGATCGCCGCGCGCTTCATCGAGGAAGGCATCGAGATCCCTTATGCGCAGCGCGACATCTGGCTGCGCAACCCCGAGGCGCTGACGCAGCTGTCGCCGGCAGCGAAGACGCCGGTCGAGCCTGAAGACCGTCCGACCCGAGAATTCCAGCCTGAGCCACGCATGGACCGCGACACCGCCGATTCCGCCGCGATCAGCACGGACGAGAGTGACGACATACCCCCCGAGGACGCCCGATGA